A window of Maioricimonas rarisocia genomic DNA:
ATTTCGCCGCGGCGAAGTTCGATCGAGTGATCGACCGGGCCCATCAGATTGACGAGTTCGCGGTACACGATCCCGACGATCTGCTCGCCCGGCTTGAGCGACTTGAGCACCTGCTCACCGACCGCTTCCTCGGTGACGCGATCGCAGAAGTCCTTGGCCACGTCGTAGTTAACGTCGGCCTCGAGCAGCGCATGGCGAACCTGGGCCATGCCGTCGCGAATGTTCGATTCGCTCAGTTTGCCCCGGGCCATGTTGCCGAGGGCTTCGGTCAGGTTCTGGGTAATCGCTTCAAACATCGGATCGATTGCGAAAGGACGGACCGGGGAGGCAGAAGCTCGCGAAAATGTTTCGAGCCGTGCATGGTACGTCGCAGCGGCTCAATCCGCAAATGGCGGCAGGGGGGCCCCCGTTTACGGAGCGAGGCGGACAGAACCGCGACCGTTTCTAGCCCGAATAGGCCGCCTGCAGGTTGGCGAGCAGGGCCTGCTCGAGAGCCAGATCCCGGCCGGCCGGGATCCATATCGACGGCGACGACTGGCCCACGACCGGGTTGAGGTCGCGATCGAGCGGCGTGCTTTCGGAGAACGTGGCCCCGCCCGGCGAGTTCGCCGCAACTCCCGGCAGGTCTTCGAATTCCTTGAATGCTGCCACGTTCACCAGGTAGCCCGCACCGCGATCATCCGGAATGATCGTGATCTGCACGCGACGCCGAACTGACTGCAGCGTGCTTTCCAGGCGATTGGTGAAACCGACCGAATCGTGGTGCCACGGTTCGAGCAGTCCCGAGCCGACGCGCCAGTGCGTTTCGATGACCCGCGCCAGCCGGTTCTCCCGGGCCAGCTCGAAATGAAAGTCGTGCAGCACGTCGACCGTTCGTTCCCAGAGAACCTCTTCGTTACTGGCGGCGACGTACAGCGGATTCGTCGCCGGCGCGACGTTGGACCACGGCGCAAGCCCCGGGCCGGCACAACCGCTCAGCGGCAGGCTCAGGCAGAGCAGGATTCGGAGAAAGCGTGCGGGCATGTGTGGAGAGGTGCCACAGGGACGGTCAGGAATGGGCGGGAAGTTTCCCCGGAATCCCGATTCGCTGCAATGGGAGTTTCGAGGCCGTGGCGGCAGTGTCGTCATGTGGGGGGACGGTGGGATCATGTGGATTCATGTTGACCCGTTTTCGACCTCTCCATAGACTCCGCGCGCCTCGGGGAGCCTGCCGCGCACGTCCCAACCGGCGCCCCGGTCGGGCCACCCCATCCATGAAACGGACCCCGATCTCTTCCCCCTCTCGACACGGAGTCTCCCAGCCATGAGTGAACGGATTCACTCTCAACCGCAGGAAGCGGCTGCCCCCACTACGGGGCGTCGCCGCAAGTTCATGCCGGCGATTGCCGGTACGGCGCTGGCCATGCTTGTGGCCGCCGTGCTGTTTCAGATCTTCCGGGCCGAACCGGCCGCCTCGCAGACACGGGCCGACGGACAGTCGGCTGGTCGCGCGTCACTTGCCAGTGCCGCCAGCGGCCAGGTCGTCGCGAAAGTGAACGGCGAATCGGTTCCTTACGACATGGTGGCCCGCGAGTGCTACGAGCGGCACGGAGCCGAAGTGCTGGACAACATCATCAACCGGATGATCATCCAGCAGGAGTGCGAGCGTCGGGGCGTGACGGTCACGCAGTCCGAAGTGCAGCAGGAAGTCGTCAAGATCGCCAAGAAGTTCAACCTGCCGGTCGATACCTGGTACCAGATGCTGCAGGCCGAGCGGGGCGTGGGCAAGGCCCAGTACCACCGCGACATCATCTGGCCGATGCTGGCCCTCAAGAAGCTCGCCTCGGCAGATGCCAAGCCGACTGAAGACGACATGATGAAGACCTTCGAGCGGGACTACGGCCCGCGGGTGAAGGCACGAATGATTCTGGTGGACGGCAACCTGCGTCAGGCGAATTCGATCTGGCAGAAGGCGGTCGACGATCCGGATTCGTTCGATCGACTGGCCCGCGAGCTTTCTTCCGACCCGAACACCCGTCCGCTGGGTGGTGCGATCCCGCCGATCCGCAAGAACGGCGGCAGTGCCCAGGTCGAGAAGGAAGCGTTCAAGCTGCGGGAAGGCGAGATTTCGCCCGTCATTCAGGTGGCCGAAAACCGCTACGTGATCCTCAAGTGCGAAGGCTACACCGAGCCGATCGTCAGCGACATCAAGCAGGTCTGGAACGAACTGTACCAGCAGCTGATCGAGGAAAAGACGCAGGAATCGGTCGCTCGCGTCTTCGAAGATCTCAAGAAGGATGCCCAGGTCCACAACTTCCTGACGCAGACCTCCACCGGAGGCTCGCCTTACGCGAAGGGCGGAAACGGCATCCAGCAGACGTCCGGTGTGACCTCGCCGCAGAGCGTCGTCCCCGACTCGGCGACCCGACGCTGATTCCGGGAGTTCTCCGTGTGATGTGCCGGCGCGTGCCGTCTCCGGGTTGAGGCGGCACGCGTTCTCTCGTTATGAACATGACGAGGTCACTCTTCGGCAGTCCGTGAAGGGGAGCAGTATCCGGATGACAGCGCATCAGGCATGGCGGTTTGGCGTCGTCGGCTGCGGCCGCATGGGACACCTTCACAGCGAACGATTGCAGGCGGATGGACGCGGACAGGTCGTGGCCCTGTTCGATGAATCTCCCGAGGCGGCCCGGCGGCTGCAGCAGGAGAAAGCGGCCAGCGCCCGGCTCTGCAGCAGCTTCGAGGATCTGCTGGCGACCGAGCCGCTCGATGCCGTTGTCATCTGCACGCCGACCACCGCTCACTTCGATCAGGTCCATGCCAGCCTCGCCCGCGGCGTGCACGTGCTGTGCGAGAAGCCTCTGGCCGAATCGCGGCAGCGAATTCTCGACCTCATCGCGGCAGCCGGTCGTAGCGACCGTCACTGCATGCTGGCGTATCAGCGTCGGTTCTGGTGGACGTACCGGACGCTGCGGCGGGAAGTGCGGAGTGGCCAGTGGGGCCCGATCCGTGCGGTGACGTCACACAACGTCGAACGCTGGCAGCAGACGATTGCCGGAACCTGGCGGGACGATCCCGCGGTCAATGTCGGCGGCTTTGTCGGCGATGCGGGCAGTCACAAAATCGACGCTGTCTTCTACGTCACCGGACTGGCGCCGGTCGATGCCTGGGCCCGCTCGCAGAATCAGGGAAGCCACGTGCAGGTCAACACGTCGGTCTCCGGACGTCTGGCCGGCGACGTGCTGCTGTGCATGGACTTCATCGGCAACGCGCAGTACCTGGGGGAAGACCTGCACATTCATTGCGAGCATGCCGACCTGATGCTGCGCGACCGCAAGGTGTGGATCGCGGAGGGGAACGCGGTGCGGGAACTGACCGACCCCGAGCCGGACAGCAACCCCGACGTCGGCTTTCTCGATCTGCTCGACGGTGTGGGCAAGAACATCGCTCCGTTCGACTGCGCGCTGCCGGTCTGGGACCTCACGGCGGCCATCCTGCAGTCAGGAGAGCAGGGGACGCTCGTGGAACTGTGACCGGGGTCGAAGCCGGCCCCGGTCCGGGCTGAGTCTTCTGTGGCTGGAATGCGGGGATTGTCGTGGCAGAGATCTCGCCAGAGACGCGAGGAAACAAGGGGGCGCACGGCTCGCAGCGCCGTGCGCTTGAATCGTCGGTGTCCGTGCCCCATTGAGAGGATGGGGGACGCTTCGCTGGCCCACCCTGCTGCCTCACACCAGCACGAAGCGCAAGCGAGTGCACAGGCAGACAGGAATGTCTGCCCCACTTCCGCGCGGCAGCTTATCCCAAACACGTGCGGCTGGATGGCTTGCTTGCCCCTCATGGCAAGGATGTGCATTCCACGACGCCATCTGCCGGGATGCTAGTACGGCAGATCGAGCAGCGGTCCTTTCTTCGCCCCTTTCAGATCGAGCACCGCGAGCGGGCTGTCATCAGAGGAGGCGATGATCGCGCGGCTGCCTGAGCTGTCAATCGTCACCGATGTGATGGTTCCTGCAAGTCGGAACTTGATCTCCTTTGCCTCACCCGAGGGGAGGGCCACCGTGAAGAACTGCTGGTTCAGTGCGCAGGCGAGACGGTTGTCTTCGATGTATTCGATCTCGACGACCGGCGTCGCGCGTCCCGGCGAGGGAAGCGTCTCCGAAGGTTTGCGGGCACCTGCAGGCCAGAGCAACAACGAGCCATTGCGGTGACCGGTGACGATCGTCTGACCGTCCGGCGAAATCGCGACGGCGGTCACGGCTGGCTCGGCCCGGGGAATGACGATCTCGTGCTCAATGCTCTGCTGCTCGAAGTTCCAGACAAGCAGTCGCTTGCCGGCGGCGGCCACACAGCGCGATCCATCGGGGGTGAGTTTGACCGTCCTGATCCCCTTCAATCCGAAGTCGACACGCTGGTCGACACGCGCGCCCGAGATGTCCCAGACAACCACGAGGCCCTCGTCGTTGAACGTCACCGCCCGCGACCGATCCGACAGTGCCTGGGCACCGGACATGCCGACATCGTTCGCGAGAATCTCTTTCGACGTCAGGTCGACGAGATAGCTCGCATCCTTGGAGGCACAGAGCATGCGGGACCCGTCGGCATTCAGGAGGACGGCGTCCCGTGGAAGGTCCGTCAACTGCTGGACGACGTTCTCTCCGGCGATGTCCCAGACCTCGAACAGCCCGTATTTTCTCGCAGCCACTGCGCGGCTGCCGTCACCACTCATGCCCACGCTCACCACGTCTCCGCGAAGCACGAGCGGCTTTTCTTCACCACTGCCGGCCATCCACCACACAAGGAGTCCGACGGCGACGATGACGCCAGCGGCGGCCGATCCCGCGACGACCGGCACACCCGCCAGAAAGCTGGGGACCAGGTCCACCATGGTGGTTTGTCGACGTCCCCGTCGGGGTTTGCGGTTGTTCTTGATTGCCTTGCGAATCGCAGCCTCGTCCCGTGTGTCCCCCAGTTGCTCGAGAGACTTCAATACGGCGCGGCGGACCATGTCGTCGCTGTCGACGATCAGCCGCTCGAGCTTGGGGGTGACCGAGTCGTCTCCCAGTTCGCCGAGGATGGTCACCGCGTGGTAACGGATCGCGGAGGCCGGGTCGTCCAGCATCTCCATGACCATCTCGGCAGCTTCCGGTTCCTGGATCTGGCCGATCGCAATGATCGCCTTCGAACGGACGGCCAGAGGTTGCTGCAGGCCATGCTCGAGGGCCGTCAGCGCTTCCGGGTCACCCAGGTCGCCCAGCGCCTTGGCGGCTGCGGCCTGCACCATTTCGATCTGGTCGCGGTAGAGGAGTTCCGAGAGGGGCTGCAGGGCGGCCGGGTCGCCGATCTGGCCCAGCGCTTCCGCAGCACGTGCCCGAACGCGATGATTCTTGTGCGTCAGCAGTTCCAGCAGCGGGAGCACCGCACGGCCGTCGCGGAGCCTGCGGAGCGTGTCGATGATCTTCTGCAGGCGGGGAGCGTCCAGGTCACTGACGCTCGCCTGTTCCATCAGTTCGATCAGCTTCGGAACCGCACTGGAGTCCCCGAGCCGACCGGTCGCTTCAGCCGCGGCAAGCTGGAGATCCTCGTCACTGTCGTTGAGAAACGGAATCAGCGATGGAGCGACGCTGGGGTCTTCGCACAGGCCGAGCGTTCGAATGACATGGAGTCGAACATCACGCATGTCGTCCTGCAGCAGCCTGAGCAGTGGTTTGGCGAGCCGCTTCTGCGGCATCTGCTCCAGCGCGGCCACGGCATTGACCCGCACGTTGGGATCCGGGCAGCCCAGCAGTTGCACGAGAGCGGCCGAGGCACGCGGGTCGGCGATCTGTCCCAGGGCTTCGGCCGCGGCGCACCGGATCGGCCCAATCGAGTTCTTCAGCAGGCCGGCCAGCGGTTCGGCTGCCTCCTTCGCCTTGATTCGCCCCAGCGCCTCGACGGCGGTGAACTGCATGCTGAGGTCGTCCGATTCCCGGAGGATCCGAATCAACTCGGGGACGGCGGCTGGTCCCATGCGGACCAGGCAGTCGATCGCCCGCACCCGCTGTTCGGGGATGACCTGTGCCAGCGTGACGACAGGCAGCACCGCTCTCGGATCGGCCAGCAGCCCCAGTGCCAGCAGTGCGGAGGTGACAATCGACTCCTCTTTACGCAGCAGCAGCTTGAGCAGGAAGGGGAAGGATTCGGCAACGCCGATTTCTCCCAGAGCCCGAATGGCACGGGCCTGCAGGGGGCCCTTGAGGTCATCGAAGTGTTCGGTGATCAGTTCGACGATACGTGGATCCTTCGAGGCGGCCACGTCGTCGAGGCTCGCCTGTGCCGCTTCGCGGTCGGTGTTTCGCGCCTCGGGATCGGCGCCGGCGAGAAAATGATTGCGGAAGGACCGGAATCGGAGCGGTCCCAGCTTCCGCGGCGCTGTGCTGTTCCCGCGTGCCTTCTTCCGTTTGCCTTTCCTGCCGGTCTCAGTCTCCTCCGCGGACTCCGGTTCTGCGTCCTCACCCGCGGGCGGGTCTGGCGCGGGAGCCTCGCAGGCCCGCTCGATGGCTTCGCGAAGCGTCTTGATTTCCTGGGAAGACTGGGGGGCAGCCGATTCTTCCGCTTCGCGGACGCGGCCATTGCTGCGGGAACCCGAACTGCCGCTCCGTTTCTCGATGCGTGGCGTCGACTCACCCGGAACTGAGATGCCCTCCCCGCAACCCGGGCATTTGACCGTGCGACCGGCGAGCGTTCGCGGGACCCGCATTCGTCGCTGGCAACCACCGCATTGGACGGGGATGCGTGAGTCGGAGGCGTTGCTGCTGTCTGCCTCGCTGCTCTCCGCTGCCTCAGGCGGTGCGGCGGCCGGGGACGGCATGACAGGCGGGGCTGGTTTCGCCCGTTCCGGTTGCGGCGCCGTCGGCGCTTCGTCCGTAACCGTTGAGCTGGCCGACGCGTTCGTCTCCGTATCGCTCCCGCTGACGTCCTCCGCCATCGACAGCATCTGGTCGAGGTCGAACGATCCGGACAGGGACGGCAACTCGTCGAGGTCCTGTGTGGAGGGTCGTTCGGGCACAGGTTGCGGCTTTGGCAGGGTGGCCGCAGGAGTCCTGGCTTGCACGAGAACCGTCCCGCATTCGCGGCAGCGAATCATGGCGGGAGAGACGTCGGCATGACACGACGGACATTGACGGGAACCGTTGGGCGCGAAGGCCATCGTACCGCCCTGAGATTGAGGGGCTTATTACCGCAACAAACTCCGGGCGGACAGGCTCGACAATGGCGGGCCTGGTCACCTGGAGTCATCCGAAACGACCGAAAAGCCGGGCAGTCGTACGACTGCCCGACCTCGGCATGACTACGTCAGACGTAGCAGAGCATGTCACTCAACAGAGTTGAGATGACTCACTCGAAGTTACCCTTGAGGGCCGAACGGCTGATGTCCGGACCGCTGAAGCATTCGAACGGCTCGAGTTCGACGGAGTTGTCGAGGTAGCCGTCGTTGATGCCGGCCACGTCGGCTTCAACCGGGAAGCCCGGGTTCAGGAAGCCGTCGCGGTTGGTGTCACGGAAGGTCTTGACGCTTCCGTCAGCGAACAGGATGTTGGCGCTGAGGGTCCGGCCGGCACCGTGGATCGCGTACCAGTCGCGGGTGTCCTGCAGGTAGAGCAGGCCGTCGGTACCACCGTGGGAGGTGTTACCAGCAGCACCCTGGGGAGCCGGGTTCTCCGACGTCGGCAGGACGTCGTCGATGAAGGCACCATCGTCGCCGGCGGCGTTGATGATCAGCGTGCCCAGGCCCATCAGTTCGATGGAGTCGGCGGAATCATCCCAGTAAGCCGGGCCATCGTTCATCGTTTCGCACAGACGGGCACCCTGCGGCAGGTCGTGGTTCGGGATCGTGATCAGCAGGGCGGCTTCCTTGGCATCGCCGGGGCCGGCATCGCCGAGCAGCGGGATGTTCGAGGAAGGCGGCTTGGAGTTTTCCGCCATGCGACGGGTCAGCGGACCGGTCACGCCACCGAGACCTTTCAGGTCGTAGGTGGAGCTGGTCGTCAGGTTGTTCGAAGCATCCTTCTCCAGAGCGATCGAACCGCGGGAGAAGAACCAGCTGCTCGAGTAGTTCGCGCCATAGCCCTTGTCCAGGAAGAACTGGCGGACGAAGGCGGCACGGGTGTCGTCGATCGTGCTGCCATAGGCGGCCAGACCGTTGGTGTTGGTCGTGCCGTCGTGCACGAAGGCTTCAGCGTCCTGCGGCAGGGTGTTGCCGCAAACGCCTTCGGTGAGGCGGAAGGTCAGAGAGGTCGGCAGGTTACCCGAGCCGGAGGTGTCGCCACCGAGGAGGTCGTTCAGCTTTTCCGTACCACGGAACGAGCTGGTCGGGCAGAGCATCTGCTGCGGGAAGCCGGCACCGATGTTGACCACGTCGGCAACCCAGCCGTAGGAGTCCGAGCAGCCGTCACGAAGCAGGTCGTAGGCACCCGTGCAGAGACGATCGCTGGGATCGCTGTCGGCGAAGACGTGGGCGGCGATGCCGAACTGACGCAGGTTGTTCTTGCACTGAGCCGAGCGGGCGGCTTCGCGGGCCTGCTGAACAGCCGGGATCAGGAATGCGGCGAGGATGGCGATGATCGAGATCACCACCAGCAGTTCGATGAGGGTGAAGCCGGCGCGACGGGCCCGCTTCTTCAGGCTGACTGCCTTCATGTCGTTTCTCCGTGTCACTGTTTGCGCGTTGGGGCGGAATGTTCGCCAAGAACATCCCTCAAGTGAGTCTCGGGGTGTCATCCAGCGGTTGTTGATTACATCAGGTCGTTGAGATCTGCGGCGTCAGGTGCTGCACCTCCTTTCAGGCTTCTGCCCATCAGTCGCGGCGGATCAAGTGAGAACAAACGTAGTAGCTATGGAAAGCGATCCGGGACCGGTGCGGAAGGGTCTCCGACTGGCCCGTCGTTCAGCCCTGACGCGAGGAAAGGTACGGCCGCAATGTGAAGCGGATGTGAACGAAACGCGAAAAGACGCCAAATCAGCTTGCTGTTGCGGACGCATGACGGACCGGGGCTGCACATGCCGGCAGCAGTGTGTCAGCAAATCGCGCAGGTCGTGCGGTTTGCGGAACGGCTGCGGCCCCGCTACGCTCCCCGGGTGTGCATTTCCGATCTCCATTCGTGAGGCTTGCAGGCGATGTCCGCGTTCAAATACTCGCTGAATTCGAGCACCATCAAACCGGCTCCGGTGATCGAGAAGATCCATGTGGCCGCAACCGCCGGTTACTCGGCCATTGAGCTGTGGCACGATGACCTGGACCGCCACGTGGCCGAAGGCGGAACACTCCAGGACGTTCGCAAGGCCCTGGACGACACAGGCCTCGAAGTCCCCACGACCGTGATGCTCAAAGGCTGGTGTCTGCCGGACGGGCCGGAGTACGAGGCCGGCATCGCCGAGTGCCGCCGACGGCTCGAGCAGTCGGTCATCGTCGGAGCAAAGCACGCCGTTGCCGGTCCTCCCCACGACACGGTGGACTACGAACTGGCCGGTCGCCGCTACCGCGAGCTGCTCGAAATGGGAATCGAGATGGGTGTGCGTCCTGCGATGGAGTACCTCGGGATCGCCCGCGACATCAATTCGATTGCCGATGCCCTGGAGATCATGGAGCGGTCAGGACATCCCGAAGCGACGATCGTGCTTGATCCGTTTCACGACTTTCGCGGCGGAGCCGGGCCGGAGGACATTGCCCGGCTGAAGGCAGAGCAGATTGCCGTCTGCCACTTCGACGACGCCCCGGCCGATCCGCCCGCCTCGGAGCAGCGCGATCCGGACCGGGTGATGCCCGGCGAGGGGGTGATCGACCTGCAGCGGGTGCTGACGCTTCTGCGTCAGGTGGGGTACTCGGGGTGGATCTCGCTGGAGCTGTTTCGGGAGGATCTGTGGCAGCGGGATCCGCTGGAAGTCGCCAGGCTCGGACTGGAGCGGATGCGGGCGGTCTGCGAGGCGTGAGGAGCGTGCCCGGGCCGGTGCCGTTCGGCTGTAACTGCTTCTGAGCGGGGCAGTTGGGGTGTGTGGACGGGGCGTGTTCGCGGGCGTGAAAAAATTGTTGAGCCAACGTGAGCGAGTCGCTTGACTCCGTCGGCGATCCTCCTATTATTGTGCTTCCCCCAAGGGGCCGTAGCTCAATTGGTTAGAGTACCGGACTGTCGATCCGGGGGTTGCGGGTTCAAGTCCCGTCGGCCTCGCTTGGCACAGGTTTTCGACCTGTGCGTGTTGCACACCGGAAGACTCGCTGCCATTCGTGACAGCGAGTCTTTTTTCCTTTCGGACCCGTTGCTTCGGCGATTCGGACCGGACGGAACCGGCCTCGCGGGCTACAATCCGCGGAGGTGTCGTTGCCCCGCTCGGTCGAACCGGGCCGGGCAGAGCGGTGTCCGACACAGATGGCAGCACTCGTGCTGCGTTACCGCGCCAGAGGGCGTAGCTCAGTTGGCAGAGCAACGGACTTTTAATCCGTAGGTCCAGGGTTCAAGTCCCTGCGCCCTCACTCGAAGCAAACGGGATCATCCGCACGGCGGCGGGTGGTCCCGTTTTGCGTTTCCAGTCCGGGGCAATCGCGCGTGCCCGAACGGATGCCGCCGCTGCTCCGGCAGTTCCTGCTGACTCCGGCCTCCCGCTCGCATGCCGGACACGCTTCCTCCTGCCGCAAAACTGCTCTTGCGGCAATATCTGCCGCTGCGTATAAGGCCGCCGCCATTCACACGGTCCCTTCCAGCGTCCCCCGACGGCTCCCGCTGTCCGGTACTCTCCCCAACCCGAGGTTCGCCATGTTTTCGGGCATTCGCCGCATTCTGCCTGCCGGAGTGTCCCTGCCCATGCTCCTGGGATGTCTGGTCGTCAGCGGCATGCTGACCGGCCGGAGCCTCTTTGCGCAGGTCGGGTTCGGGCACAGTTTCGAGCACAGCCTCGTCGCTTCCGACGATGCGCCGGCCTCAGGTGACACGGTCACACGCGGGCAGTCGCCCGGGCGTCCGTCTCCCTTCTACCCGGAGCCTGGCCAGGTCTTTACGCCCGGAGCCAGTCCCTGGGTGACGACGCCGACCGGCTCGCCGGGCGTGCCGCAGATGGCACAGGGGACCTTTGGCGGCGGCATGACGGGCGACCCGTTTCTGAATCCCGGAGCACCGGTCGCCGGCGGGTATCCCAGTGGTTTCGGGCAGCCCGGCTACTGGAACCCGTACATCGCCGGCACGCTGGACGGTGGGACCGAACGTGTGCTGGGACGGGCCCAGCTGATGATTCCGCTGTTCCAGAACGGCTACGAGCTGGTCTTCGCCGACGTTCGCGGGCAGTTCGATGATCGCGAGAACTCCGAGGCGAACTTCGGTCTCGCCAAGCGGGCAATGGGGGGGCCGGACTGGATCTACGGCGGATACATCTTCTACGACCGCAAGCACACGGTTCACAACAACGATTTCAACCAGATCAGTCTCGGCATCGAGGCGATGTCGATTCGCTGGGAAGCCCGCGCGAACGGCTACATCCCGATGAGCGGTTCCAAGGCGGCACCCGGCGCGACCACGTTCGACGTCGTTGGTGGCAATCTCGTAATGCAGGCCGGGCGCGAGCGGGCGTACTACGGCTTCGACGGCGAGGTCGGCATGCTGCTGACCGAGTGGTATGGCGGCATGTCCGAAGTACGCGGCTTTGTGGGTGGCTTCCATTTCGATACCGATGCCAGCGGATTCACAAACGTGTCCGGTCCCAAGGGACGGCTCGAAATGCGGTCCTTCGATCTGCCGATGTTCGGGGCCGACTCGCGGCTGACACTCGGCGTCGAAGTGAAGTGGGACGAAGTCCGCGATACACAGGTCTCCGGCTTTGCCCGACTGATGGTGCCGCTCGGACCGGCTCCCGCGACACGTAACGGCCGGCTGCGTCGCCGCATGTACGATCGCATCATCCGCGACGACGACATTGTGACTGTTGCTGCCGGCGCGGGTCCGCAGGAACAGGTGATCGACTCGCTCACCGGACGGCCGCTGATCAACATCAACACGGTCGACGGCACGACGGCGAATGTGCCCGCGGCGTTTGCAGCGGCAGGTGCGAACAGCACGATCTTCGTCGACGGCTCGGCGGGCACGCTGAGTGTGAACGATCCGGTCGTTCTGCAGAACAACCAACTGGTCTTCGGCGGGAGCAGCCAGGTGCAGGTCGAAGGGGCCACCACCGGTTCGCAGGCACGCTATCTCGTGCCCGGCTCGCGACCGACGATCGAAGGGACCGACGTGAACGACGACGTCATCCGCCTGGTGGACAACACCAGTGTGCGGGGCATCGACGTGACCGGCGGTCGTAACGGATTCATCGGCGACAACAACGGCGACGGAGCCGCGGATGCCCTCGTGAACGTGCAGGTGATCGACACGTCGGCGACCATGGCCAACTTCAACGGCGCCGCCAACAGCGGCAACGGTTATCTGTTCGGCAGCCTCGATGCGGCAAGCATCATCAGTGGCAACGTGTCGTTTTCGAACGAGAACAATGGCTTCGTCTTCGGCGACAACAGTGGACGGATCACCGACAACATCGCCGTCGACAATCCCGGTTCTGGCTTCCTCTTCGGTGTCGGCACTCCGGCACTGGCGTTTCTCACCGCCGACAACAACGGCACCTTCCAGGGGAACTACTCTGCGGATAACCAGGTCCTCGGCTTCGGGTTTGGCGTCAACAACGGCATCTTCAGCGACAACATCGACGAGCGGAGCGGGTTCGGTGTCATCGCGACATCGAATGCAGGAATCTTCAGTGGCAACACGTCCATCGATTCGCAGAGCGACGGCTTTCTGCTGTTCGATGACAACACCGGCGTCTTCAGCAACAACACGGCGACCGGGGCCGCAGACGACGGCTTCGACTTCGACGACAACGTTGGCAACTTCACCGGCAACGTGGCCGACAACAACTTCGACAATGGCTTCGAGTTCGACGACAACTTCGGTCTGTTCAGCGAGAACTCGGCAAGCGGCAACCTGAACGACGGTTTCCAGTTCGACGACAACTTCGGAACCATGACCCGCATCGTCGCCTCGCAGAACATGGGAGACGGCTTCGACTTCGACCAGAACACCGCCGCCGGCATCTTCAGCGACAATCGGGCCACGCAGAACGACCTGTTCGGATTCCGCTTCAACGTGCAGGCCGGCACGGCCACCGACAACACCGCGAGCGGCAACGGCACCAACAACGACGTTCCTTAGCGGCAGGCAATAACACTCACTCGGCAGCGGCGGAGGAGCGGGCCTGCTGAGTCTCACGCCAGGCTTCGAAGTAACGGCGGAAGCCCCGGCGAAGCCGTTCGCCGGCCGCCTGAACACGGGGATCGATCGGTGAGCCACCCGCCAGCCGGTGCAGGTGGGCCGCCTGGATGACGATGGCTTCGTCGTAGTCTGCGAGTCGCTCGAGCAGGGCCGGCAGGTCGCCCTGTACGTCTTCGATAATCCGCTCGGCATAGGTGCGGGCTGATGTGCGCGAGCCATCGCCATCCGCATCGATCCACAGAGCGCCGCTGCAGCCGAAAACCCGCGGCTGCCAGTCCTGAGAAGTCGGCTGGTACGGCTTGGCGGTCTTCCAGTACGAACCGTCGATGCCCGGTCCCCACGCAATGGCGACCAGGTGGACGTCGTGCGGAGGGCGGGGGATCGTCCAGCGTCCCTGCCATTTCACCCCGGTTGGCAGGCTGTTGTCGCCCGCGGAGATCGCTGTCTCCCGGATCTTCACGCCGTTCATGAACAGTTCAACCCGGTCTGCCTGCACCCAGTGTGGTCCGAGGACGCGAATG
This region includes:
- a CDS encoding peptidylprolyl isomerase, with product MSERIHSQPQEAAAPTTGRRRKFMPAIAGTALAMLVAAVLFQIFRAEPAASQTRADGQSAGRASLASAASGQVVAKVNGESVPYDMVARECYERHGAEVLDNIINRMIIQQECERRGVTVTQSEVQQEVVKIAKKFNLPVDTWYQMLQAERGVGKAQYHRDIIWPMLALKKLASADAKPTEDDMMKTFERDYGPRVKARMILVDGNLRQANSIWQKAVDDPDSFDRLARELSSDPNTRPLGGAIPPIRKNGGSAQVEKEAFKLREGEISPVIQVAENRYVILKCEGYTEPIVSDIKQVWNELYQQLIEEKTQESVARVFEDLKKDAQVHNFLTQTSTGGSPYAKGGNGIQQTSGVTSPQSVVPDSATRR
- a CDS encoding Gfo/Idh/MocA family protein, which encodes MTAHQAWRFGVVGCGRMGHLHSERLQADGRGQVVALFDESPEAARRLQQEKAASARLCSSFEDLLATEPLDAVVICTPTTAHFDQVHASLARGVHVLCEKPLAESRQRILDLIAAAGRSDRHCMLAYQRRFWWTYRTLRREVRSGQWGPIRAVTSHNVERWQQTIAGTWRDDPAVNVGGFVGDAGSHKIDAVFYVTGLAPVDAWARSQNQGSHVQVNTSVSGRLAGDVLLCMDFIGNAQYLGEDLHIHCEHADLMLRDRKVWIAEGNAVRELTDPEPDSNPDVGFLDLLDGVGKNIAPFDCALPVWDLTAAILQSGEQGTLVEL
- a CDS encoding HEAT repeat domain-containing protein, which gives rise to MPERPSTQDLDELPSLSGSFDLDQMLSMAEDVSGSDTETNASASSTVTDEAPTAPQPERAKPAPPVMPSPAAAPPEAAESSEADSSNASDSRIPVQCGGCQRRMRVPRTLAGRTVKCPGCGEGISVPGESTPRIEKRSGSSGSRSNGRVREAEESAAPQSSQEIKTLREAIERACEAPAPDPPAGEDAEPESAEETETGRKGKRKKARGNSTAPRKLGPLRFRSFRNHFLAGADPEARNTDREAAQASLDDVAASKDPRIVELITEHFDDLKGPLQARAIRALGEIGVAESFPFLLKLLLRKEESIVTSALLALGLLADPRAVLPVVTLAQVIPEQRVRAIDCLVRMGPAAVPELIRILRESDDLSMQFTAVEALGRIKAKEAAEPLAGLLKNSIGPIRCAAAEALGQIADPRASAALVQLLGCPDPNVRVNAVAALEQMPQKRLAKPLLRLLQDDMRDVRLHVIRTLGLCEDPSVAPSLIPFLNDSDEDLQLAAAEATGRLGDSSAVPKLIELMEQASVSDLDAPRLQKIIDTLRRLRDGRAVLPLLELLTHKNHRVRARAAEALGQIGDPAALQPLSELLYRDQIEMVQAAAAKALGDLGDPEALTALEHGLQQPLAVRSKAIIAIGQIQEPEAAEMVMEMLDDPASAIRYHAVTILGELGDDSVTPKLERLIVDSDDMVRRAVLKSLEQLGDTRDEAAIRKAIKNNRKPRRGRRQTTMVDLVPSFLAGVPVVAGSAAAGVIVAVGLLVWWMAGSGEEKPLVLRGDVVSVGMSGDGSRAVAARKYGLFEVWDIAGENVVQQLTDLPRDAVLLNADGSRMLCASKDASYLVDLTSKEILANDVGMSGAQALSDRSRAVTFNDEGLVVVWDISGARVDQRVDFGLKGIRTVKLTPDGSRCVAAAGKRLLVWNFEQQSIEHEIVIPRAEPAVTAVAISPDGQTIVTGHRNGSLLLWPAGARKPSETLPSPGRATPVVEIEYIEDNRLACALNQQFFTVALPSGEAKEIKFRLAGTITSVTIDSSGSRAIIASSDDSPLAVLDLKGAKKGPLLDLPY
- a CDS encoding DUF1559 family PulG-like putative transporter yields the protein MKAVSLKKRARRAGFTLIELLVVISIIAILAAFLIPAVQQAREAARSAQCKNNLRQFGIAAHVFADSDPSDRLCTGAYDLLRDGCSDSYGWVADVVNIGAGFPQQMLCPTSSFRGTEKLNDLLGGDTSGSGNLPTSLTFRLTEGVCGNTLPQDAEAFVHDGTTNTNGLAAYGSTIDDTRAAFVRQFFLDKGYGANYSSSWFFSRGSIALEKDASNNLTTSSTYDLKGLGGVTGPLTRRMAENSKPPSSNIPLLGDAGPGDAKEAALLITIPNHDLPQGARLCETMNDGPAYWDDSADSIELMGLGTLIINAAGDDGAFIDDVLPTSENPAPQGAAGNTSHGGTDGLLYLQDTRDWYAIHGAGRTLSANILFADGSVKTFRDTNRDGFLNPGFPVEADVAGINDGYLDNSVELEPFECFSGPDISRSALKGNFE